A DNA window from Iodobacter ciconiae contains the following coding sequences:
- a CDS encoding homoserine kinase — translation MSVFTTVTAEDLGPFLKRYSIGSLLELKGIAAGITNTNYFVTTSHGRYVLTLFENLTADELPFYVNLMAHLANHGIAVAAPVANLADEYVDELNGRPTLLVQCVPGTVVDKPSAAQCFEVGEMLAQMHLAACSYRGEMKNPRGADWWNATAPCLFELMSAADAEQLRAELALQAEQCFDDLPRGVIHADLFRDNVLLNGDHVGGFIDFYYACNDVFLYDLAITLNDWCASESGDVNADRAKALLQGYQGVRVLQANEIAAWPVLLRAAALRFWVSRLYDFYKPAAGEMTFAKDPWHFQRIINAHAERQDFWL, via the coding sequence ATGTCAGTTTTTACTACCGTGACAGCGGAAGACCTCGGTCCCTTCCTGAAGCGTTACTCCATTGGCAGCTTGTTGGAACTTAAAGGTATTGCGGCTGGGATTACCAATACTAATTATTTTGTGACGACCTCTCACGGCCGCTATGTGCTGACACTGTTTGAAAATCTGACTGCAGATGAGTTGCCTTTCTATGTCAATTTGATGGCTCATCTGGCCAACCATGGCATTGCCGTGGCTGCGCCTGTTGCAAATTTGGCTGATGAGTATGTTGATGAGCTTAATGGCCGCCCTACATTACTTGTGCAGTGTGTGCCCGGTACGGTGGTGGATAAGCCAAGTGCCGCACAATGCTTTGAAGTCGGGGAAATGCTGGCACAAATGCATCTGGCAGCGTGCAGTTATCGCGGGGAAATGAAAAACCCGCGCGGGGCAGATTGGTGGAATGCAACTGCTCCTTGTTTATTTGAGTTGATGAGCGCAGCTGATGCCGAGCAGTTGCGGGCCGAGCTGGCTTTGCAGGCTGAGCAGTGTTTTGATGATTTGCCCAGGGGCGTGATTCATGCGGATTTATTTCGCGACAATGTCCTGCTTAATGGCGATCATGTTGGTGGCTTTATTGATTTTTACTATGCCTGTAATGATGTTTTTCTGTATGACCTGGCGATTACCTTGAATGACTGGTGTGCCAGCGAATCGGGCGATGTTAATGCAGATCGGGCCAAGGCTCTGCTGCAAGGCTATCAGGGTGTTCGTGTTTTACAAGCTAATGAAATTGCGGCCTGGCCAGTGCTGCTGCGTGCTGCGGCGCTACGTTTCTGGGTATCACGTCTGTATGATTTTTATAAACCGGCAGCGGGTGAAATGACCTTTGCTAAAGACCCCTGGCATTTTCAGCGGATCATTAAT